The DNA window TTACTTATAGTATGCAGGGTCTTTACAACATAACGGCGATtgtttgtgatttggcgctcCTTAGTGTACTAACGCTGTAAGATgggaaatattgtttgttttgaatAACCAAGAAATTGCACACTGCTTAAATTTGCGTGGGCTCTCTACAGGTATttcggcttcctcccacaggaCAAAGGCATGCGCTTAAGGGCGTCAGGTTAACTGGTGAATCTAAATTTTTGCCCATAGGTGTAAATGAAGTGCGAATATTTTGACTGTCTCTCTTTAGCTCTCGTTAACCCTGCCTCGAACTGGCGACCTGTTCAGAGTGCACCACTACCAAGGTACAGCCAGTGAAACAATGGCGGGATACGTCACGGCGTCATCTTGACGTATCACGCCTAATCTTTCGGTTAATCAGGAGCCATAGCTTGATATCATCACGGTTTTTAGTAAAAATAGCACAGGCTTCTGTCAGATAGCATGAAACAGGTCCTGAGATTAAGCTTACAcacaagcttttattttttttttacaaacaacCGTCAACTTGTACCTTATGTTCAATCTTGTCAAAGTTTTTTGGTAATCTAATTCCATGAGAACATTGCTGAGCTCAGTGTTGTTGCATGAAAGATCATGTAGTAATAAtcgtgtattttttttttctgttgctacAAAATGAACTGAGTACACGAAGTCACATTTTCAGACGCTAGCGCCACcgacaaaaacatgtttttgtcgATTTTAGGACTGTTCCTCGTGTTGAAATAACtgtgcaaacacacaacacaaagtaATGCAGGAaaacaataagaataaatagcAGTGCCCGAATTTACGTTAAGGTTGGGCCTTGAAGTTACCTTACCAGTGTTTACTCTGTGAATGTGTGATCTTTGATCTTTACATAGTAACTCATTCTAAGCCATTGACATCAACAATCCAGTCTAAGGTTCAATTACAAAAAATTTATCAAAAAACATTAACCTATGTAAAATTAATTTTTACTGTTAATATATGTTTTTAGGTGAAAGTATATTGTTcatttgtaaaaagaaaaaaagaaaagatttgttCTACATTTAACGGTACATATAAAGCCAGCCTCCATTCTGAAAACTGAAATCATAAGCTCTCAATTTCTACAGGAACaagatgttaaatattatttcttttatgtcttgatgcattctcaatcatccaggtaagtaaatctccaaaagttgattctgttcatctggacgtagcgttttcgttttcagtgtgagaaacgtttcgtcactcatccaagtgacttcttcagtctcagctgactgcaggtttccccaatcttataaacagtacatttgcattgAGAATtggcataattatgatgaaggaacgtcttgatgcatgctcaatcatccatccattatgcaaatgtactgtttataagattggggaaacctgcagtcagctgagactgaagaagtcacttggatgagtgacgaaacgtttctcccacaaaacgctacgtccagatgaacagaatcaactttttggagatatgaagaaggaactgacctcccagccctttgttccttcagtgggctggtttcagtcattacctgcagtcagctaagactgaagaagtcacttggatgaatgacgagacgtttctcccactgaaaacgctacgtccagatgaacagaatcaacttttggagattattTCTTTTAGTAATTTCAGAGAAGAAAATGCAACCCTTTCGTTTAAGTATGTTTCCCCCCTTTTGTTTGAACTGTAAGGGGAATGGCTTTGATATTAATTGTTGGTAACACCAGGTGTCACGCACCACCAACAATCCAACTTTTAGGCTTTGAACAGAGAGCAACAGCGAAATATGTCACTGTGCCATCTTGATTCAGGCGAGCTGAGTGACGCATGCGGATAACTTCCACGGCACTGAAGTCCCCGAAGTCTGCCTCAACCTGACGCATAGTTACGTTTCTTTGAAGGTGTACGTCATGTTATCTGGAAGGTTACGGTGTAGTTTCCGGTTTCTTGGTGAAGACGATTACCCGCAAGGATGCACAAATGTTTTCAAGTTTAAATCGTCATTTACAGCCCATCTGTCACGGAAGCACACTTTTCAGAGCGCAGTATTAGTGAAATCATCTGTTCCAGTCTGTTGACGTTGGCCCTAAAGTGTGTGAGGCAGTTAGAAAGACAGACACAGATATTATAGTTATTACCTGAAGATCCACCACCCAGTGGATCTGTggggtgtttaaaaaaatcacatatatactctgaaatgtttgtttgtttgttttttttaacccaaatTTAGAATAATGCGTAACTTTTACAGGTTTGTGCCTTACATTTGGTAGAATCAGGACCATTTGAAGATGCACCTGGTCATTATTTTACCTGTACGGGCTGAAGTGGTACAAACTCCAAAGGCTGAGATTTACAGTCTACTCCTGGCAGTGCAACAGGGGTTTCAAAGTCATAGAACTGCCAAATGGGATGGACTATCCCTTACTATAAAGCGAGTAAAACAATCATCATTGAGTATCTACCGCAGCACAGACCTGTCAAAATAGCCACAATGAGAACAGATCATAAGCTCCGGGTGGAGTGCCCAGACAGTGATGTAACACAAGTGTCAAATATCATGCAGGACCAAAATGATGTAAATTGACATGCTGATCAAAgtaagacatgaataaacacaactAATAGGAAATTGTTAAGGAAAAAATTCAGACACAGTTGGGGAATAACATACAGTGTAAGATGGGGATTGAATAAATCTGAAAATgtattcaatttatttattaagatAAACAAAAGGTGGAGGTGTCGTCAATAAAAAGGGCCCCGAAGTCCCCCAAAGGTCTGCGTTATTGTTTGCCTTTGCTGGCTCTTGACCTGCATGTGCTTATAGCGAACACCCTAGGGGAGCTTTTTTGATTTCTTCTTGGTATTTGTTGAACTTGCAAGTTCAATAAACCAGCTGGCATCGAACTCTGCTCTTCTTctgtgatttttgtgttttggtttttaactAGTTACCAAAGCCTGAATCCACATCCTAACAACATGAATAAATTTTGCAAAGTCTTTAAAATTTGCAAATCCACAGCTCTCCACTTGAGTTCCTTTAGAAGGCTTTTAAATACGCTGCCCCTGCTTCCTGGAATGATCTGCAGAAGGAACTGAGATTATCGGAATTGGTTACTTTGGGAGAGTTTAAGTCTGTTTTAAAGGAACGAGAGAGTGGctcttttactcagtgtgattgtttttaatgtactcTTGGTTTGATCTGCTGTTGTATAttttgcacatgttgttatgggatattgtatttgttttgaaCGTTGTATATTTATGTGGTATGcgtattttgacttttgttgtcatgatgccaggtctctcttggaaatgagattttaatctcaatgagattttttacctggataaataaaggacaaataaaaataaaagtgagtATTGTActttagttgtgtttttttaaaccacatttAGCATGAATCACTGTTTATAGTGGTTGATTATGAATTCTTGTGTTCAGAAAGGTGTTTAGATGATGGACACAAAAgttgaaaccaaaaaaaaaagaagcaacagCGAGTGCACCCAAGAGTCCTCGCCCTCACTGCAAATCTCTCTGATTTCTGGTAAGTGGCTGCACAGTTTATTGTACATTCATTTGACAAGAGAAGGGTGTAGGGTTTTTTTGTAGGTGTGCCATCTTAAGTTTATTAGTTTATGCATTTGTTGAAGTTAAGCACTGCATAAATATCACCATTTCAAGAGCTGATGAGATTCAAATATCTTGCCAGTGTTGGTCACACAGGTTCCTTTCTTTAGCTGTTTTGGGCCTTTTCTACATTTGGCCACTGTTCAAAAGTTTTGGATGGACTTGGATGATATCGATTTGTCAGATTAGTAGCAAGTAGAGAGTTGGTTCAGACCAAAGCATTGCTGTCCCCTGGTGTTGCCTTGTTGTCCTACACTTTTGGCAGTTACACAAAGAAGTTTCTATGATACAGTGAAGAACAATCACAAGGGTCTCATAAGTTTCAAAgattaaatttaacaaatacaTAGTTTAGTTTTGGTAGTGCCAAAACATTTGGCCACTATTGTACTACAGCTTGATTGGCCTGACGTCCACAGACTGTAACATGGGCAGCAGTTTATCACCTTTGTTTGGccaatttttttaattgttggatctttaaaataaacacacaacaaGTTTTTTAATATACAAAACTGTTTAACCATTTCTCAGCACAGTGCAGCTGGAGAAATCAGTACTGCCAACTTTGTAAGAGTGTGGGATGGCTAGCACTCAGTTTCATCATCAGTATTatgtgtttttccatttttctttttccttgttTGGATGGAAAACTAAagcaacacaaataaaatacttgTATGTGACTTTTTTTAAGTCTTCAAGGGACTctctgcagtcctgtgaaaaactaagcacATCCCATAATCAGTAACTTGCTAAATGTGGaatcacctttagcagcaataacttgttttctgtgtgactttatcagtcaCTCAAATTATTTTGGAAGAATTCTGGCCCACTCTTATTCATTTGCATTGCACAGTTGTCCTAAGGCTTTTGAGACAGAACTTCAGTCGGGTTCAGGTCTGGACTTTGGACCATTACAACACCTTGATTGTTTTCTTATTGCATGAGCCAACATCTAGCTGTCAGACAAATGGCCTCcaaaatactttggtatacagaggagtacATGGTCGACTCATTTTCTGTAATGTGTCTAGGTCCAGGTCCCAGTGGCTGCGAAACAAACCTAAATCATCACCCCTctaccaccatgtttgacagttatGGTATGAGGCGTTTTtcctgatatgctgtgttttgttttcattgtgcATGGTGAAATATATCCactttgttccagaagtcttgtggtttgttcaggtGCAGATAAGCCGTGCTGGCAGTTATTTCTGGTAAGAGGAGGGTTTCTCCTTcctttccaaacaagccattcTTGCTGTTTTCTATTTGTACaatcatgaactttaacatgtaACTTAAGGGTGAATTTGCTGGcagctgtcttgaatgttttcaaCTTGTGAATAATCTCTCTGTACAATGAAGGGCTTGTTGCATTTGATTACCGGCACCTGCCTATTACTTACCCTCTTTATTCCTATGGAAGCGGTAAGGATGTACttggtttttcattttcattttcagatgTCTGTAAATTAAACGTCGGAAACCTCAAAAACTATGACATAATTTATaaccttaaaaacacaaaatattaaaagtCGAATTATAAAAGAAGGTAAATGAATATAAAGTATCCACAAGGAGACTTTCCCCAGTACTAACCGCATTACCTCCTTCTCTCTGTACGTGCAACTGCGTAGCGGGCAGTCACGTGACCGTGTCAGCGGCTCCGCTCCGTGCACATTGTCTCTCGTCATCTTGGCGCACCACCCTGGTTTGGGCAGGGAAACCTACCTACTCTCATCACCGCAATCTCAAAAAGGAGGGTGATAGTATCAAACGATGGGGAACAGGGACGATGAATACGACTTCTTGTTTAAAGGTAAGCGGAACCGCTGCCGCTTCTGGACGGGTTCAGCGTcagttagcatgctagctgcgGTACCGCCGGGTAGAAAATCAGCTGGTGGTGGCTGCTAACTGTAGCTAACCCgagatcccccccccccttttttttttttttttacattttattttattttacaattgAAGCGTCGCTTCCTCTAATTAAACCGACATTTGCCGTTACTTTAGGTGCGGTGCTGTTTCTTTTGTACCGAGGTTTACAGCTAGCAGTTTGGGCTTTTCTAGAAAGTAGGGCGTGTGGCGCTGCAAGCTAGTGGCTAGTCAGACGGATGGTGCCATTACTTCTGCATTAATTAAACTTTACTGGCATGGAAGAGAAGTTTTCCTTTGTGGTGGCCACACGTAGACGTCTGCTATTTAAGCAGGGGCTCCAGCAATGGTGTGCTTTCTTGAGACTGTCTCCTAAAGTCAGATGAAATGATTAAGAAAACAGGATTCCTCTGTgtggtcccccccccccaaaaaaaaaaaaagcctgagaGAGGAAACTCGCTCCCAGTGAAAGCAAAGAGGAGGAAACTCCAGTAGAGCCTTGTTTTGCTCCCAGgtattttccaaacaacaaAAGCCAGCATATTTTCATACCAAACAAATACCAAGTCCCTGATCATATGATCCATTTACTCCTAGGATTACAGTTATGTTGATTAGGTTTCATTGTCAGATGGGACCACAATAGGTGGCATCCGTATTTCCTCCCTTGTGATACTAACCTGAGATGAAACACTATGAATGGCCAAGTAGCTATCTCTTAaaaatatcaaatcaaagtAAGGCGGTCTAGAGAAGCCGTTGGATACTGATTGTAAGATACTGATGACTCGTTACGACACAGCAATAAGAGGCCTTGAGAAACTGATGAGTCAGATTTCCCATAGAGCAGGATATTGGCAACTTCTTCCTGCCTCATTCCCAAAAGGGCAAAGTCTGATAGCTAGAGATAGAAAGCAACAGTTCAGCACTTTTAGCATGGCTGTAAATTCTGTAGTAAAATCTGTAATGCTGCAGCTAAAAATGAGTCTGTTTAAattaagtgtaaaaacaaagtaGAAATCCAGTCACTGGTCACAGACTCGCCTATGGGACACTATTAAAAATACAAGTTCCTTGAGTGCTGTTcatttaaagtctaaatataatttttgtattttgattcTAGTTGTACTAATCGGAGACTCTGGAGTAGGGAAAAGTAACCTGCTGTCCCGTTTCACAAGAAATGAGTTCAACCTGGAGAGCAAGAGCACCATCGGGGTGGAGTTCGCCACCCGAAGCATTCAGGTGGACGGCAAAACGATAAAGGCTcagatctgggacacagctgggCAGGAGCGCTACAGAGCCATCACCTCAGCGTGAGTATTTTCAGTTTGTCTAAACTAGCTTCCACGATCATGCTGTATTGACAGTATTTTAATCGTTCCGTTTATGCTGGTTCACTTAGATATTATCGCGGTGCGGTCGGAGCTCTCCTTGTCTACGATATCGCAAAGCACCTGACATATGAGAACGTTGAACGTTGGTTGAAGGAGCTGAGGGACCACGCTGATAACAACATTGTCATAATGCTGGTTGGAAACAAGAGCGACCTCCGACACCTCAGGGCCGTGCCCACTGATGAGGCCCGAGCATTCGCAGGTAAATCGCACTGAGACACAATTATGCCAAACAGTCTGCGCTCAGTGTGATTTTGTGCATATCTCAAGTGTCGAACGTCTCTTCTCGTATTAGAAAAGAACACACTCTCATTTATTGAGACGTCAGCATTGGACTCCACGAATGTAGAGGAGGCATTCAAGAACATTTTAACAGGTAGGAATGCACACAGaatgtttattttgaaatctgaTAAAAGGCATCTACCAAAATCATAATACTGGTAGTGACCAGTTCATGTAATTtcatcaaatgtttcagtataGATTTTGTCACTGTGAAACTATTTTTGATGTCCCCAGAGTCTGTTATTAGTTGAATATGTTGATGATAAACAAGTATGGGTAATTACATTAACTATTGTTAAAATAAGTCATGTTATGCTCAATATTTTGACCGCGATTTTTAAGGTTAGTAAGTTCGTTTCATTCTTAGTGAAGGACTTTTTTACAACTTGAATGTTCCAGTCATTGTATGTGCAGTATTATACATGTTAACATCTGTATGATGACATGTAGATGCACTTTATATTATAGCTTCccagtgtgcttttttttctgaaaaattgATTATTTGACTGCTGTAAATGCAGTGaattaatgttaatgttaagccactaacactgacctatgaatcattgaAGCATAAAAAAGCC is part of the Pelmatolapia mariae isolate MD_Pm_ZW linkage group LG23, Pm_UMD_F_2, whole genome shotgun sequence genome and encodes:
- the LOC134620583 gene encoding ras-related protein Rab-11B, which codes for MGNRDDEYDFLFKVVLIGDSGVGKSNLLSRFTRNEFNLESKSTIGVEFATRSIQVDGKTIKAQIWDTAGQERYRAITSAYYRGAVGALLVYDIAKHLTYENVERWLKELRDHADNNIVIMLVGNKSDLRHLRAVPTDEARAFAEKNTLSFIETSALDSTNVEEAFKNILTEIYRIVSQKQIADRSAHDESPGNNVVDISVPPTTDGQKGNKLQCCQSL